The genomic window CTCTACGTGCGCAGCATCAAACTCTACACCGACGGGGCACTCGGCAGCCGCGGCGCGGCACTACTGGCACCCTACCACGACAGACCGAACGAGAAAGGTCTGCTGCTGTACCCTGAGAGCGAGGTTCTCTCCCTGCTCAAGCTGGCGACGGACAATAACTTTCAGGTCAACACCCATGCCATCGGTGACCGCGCCAACCAGCTCGTCCTGGATCACCTCTACACCCTCCATGACGACAAAGACCAGAAGCCATTTCGTCACCGGGTCGAGCACGCTCAGGTACTGCAAGTTGCGGACATTACCCGCTTCACCGAACTCAACCTGATCGCTTCCATGCAGCCGACCCACGCCACCAGCGACAAGAACATGGCCGGCGATCGCCTCGGTGAGGCACGACTGGAAGGTGCCTACGCCTGGCGAAAGTTTCTCGACCAGGGAACCCGTATCGCCGCCGGATCAGACTTCCCGGTGGAACCGGTTAACCCGCTGTTCGGTATCCATGCCGCAGTCACCCGCCGCGACCGGAAAGGCAACCCGCAGGCCGGGTGGCGTATGGAAGAGGCAATGACGCCAGCAGAGGCATTGCGTGCGTTTACCCTGGATGCCGCCTATGCGAGTCACCAGGAAGCGGTGATCGGCAATCTGGAACCGGGCAAGTTTGCCGACTTCATTCTCCTGGAGCGCAACATCTTTGAGATCGACCCGCAGAAGATCTGGCAGGTCGAGGTAGATGAGACCTGGGTAGAAGGTGAGCGGGTATACCAGCGACGGCCGTAGCACCTCTCTCAGGCCATGCTCCCAAGTCTGCTCCGTCCACCCTGGACGGAGCTGCCAGTGCTCGCGACCGCAGCAATGAGCAAACGCCGCCGGCGATGACGCACAACCCTCCTTAGCAGCAGCATCCCCCGGCACTCCAGGTCCACCAGTGCCACACTGGCAGTTCTTTGCTCCAACGGTTTACCAACGATGCGTCCGAGACCAAACAGGACAAACTGCTCTGGCGTAAATAACTCGAAGCTCGTTGATTATGATGTCTCTGGGGGAGGGCCATAAAGCAGGCAAAGTCAGGCGCCCGACACCGACGTCTACACTAATTGATATGAAAAGGAATTCATTTTCGAGGCTCGTGTGTGCCATCGGCCTCGCCTCCATGGCTGTTCCGGCGGTCGGAGCAAACTGCAATTCCACCGGCAGGCTGATCTATGTTGGAGCAACATTCGACCAGACTCGCTCTGTATGGCTATCACTCACATCTCCCGGTAGTTTTGGCCTGCAGGTCGTAAATACAAAGGATATTGTTGACCAGTGGAGCCGCGCTAACGCTGGGCCGCACATCTCAGTTTCCCCGGTTTTGGTGTTCAGTAACGGCGGCACTCATGCCCTCCTTGATCTCAGCGGCGATAAACCCTGCACCATCGACAACCAAAACCAAAAAGCCGACCCAATCATTCTTCCACAGTTCCCGGGAACCAAACCGATACCACCTATCGGAGTAATTCCCCCGCCGGACTTCGTTGGAATTACTCCCGAGGTTCCTGTTGCCCCACCGGGAGTTGGGATCACGCCTGAAGTGCCTGTCATCCGCCCCCCAGCGACTGGCATCACGCCCGAGGTGCCGACCCTCAGACCGCCCGGTACAGGAATTACTCCAGAGGTGCCAACCCTCAGGCCGCCCGGTGTCGGTATCAGGCCAGAGATTCCCATCGCACCTGAAGTCCCAATCTCGCCGCTGCCACCCACCGGAATTACTCCCCAGGTTCCGGTGGATCCTGAAACTCCAGTAGCAACATTGCCACCCACTGGTGTTACTCCCGAAGTCCCCGTCGACCCAGAGAGTCCAATCGGAACGCTGCCACCCACCGGGGTTACGCCTGAAGTACCCGTCGACCCTGAGAACCCGATCGCAACACTGCCACCCACCGGTATTACACCGGAAGTACCCGTCGACCCTGAGAACCCGATCGCCACGCTGCCACCCACCGGAATTACGCCGGAAGTACCCGTCGACCCAGAGAACCCGGTCGCCACGCTGCCACCCACCGGTATTACACCGGAAGTACCCGTCGACCCTGAGAACCCGGTCGCCACGCTGCCACCCACAGGTGTAACGCCTGAAGTACCCGTCGACCCAGAGCGACCTATCGGCACGCGCCCTTCCGAAGTTGAAGATGAGGTAACTGCAGCTCAGGAGCGGGATAAAGCTCCTCTACGATGGGTTGTTTGCGTGGACCCGCTGTCCGGTCAATACGTGAACGCGACCTACGCCGGCAACCAGGTCTATTGCCCCGATGGTTACCGGGGGCAATGGTATGAGTCATACGACACCGGAAAGTCCGACCTTCCCCTTGCCGCCCACTTCTCCGGTGAATACCTAACCCAAACCGTGAGGGAGTCCCAAGATTGGGATCTCTGGAGTGATGTGGACCATACCGAACTGAGGGATCGAAGGGGGAACAGGAACTTCGATTCAAATGAGTCCCGCCTGAGCTTTGGAGCACACCGGTCAATTGGAAAAAGCAGCTTCCTTGGTGGTGCGGTAGCAGTATCCCGCTATGAAGGTGAGGGCTTCAGAGGGTTTCTGGAATCTCGCTCTGATCGCATTTCGATCGGCCCATATTTTGGCCACTACCTCAGTAACAGCCTGGCACTCAACTCCAATCTCAATTATTCCTACACGGAATCAGAGACATCTCTGGCTTCTTTTCGCGGCAACAGTGAAACAGATGAATGGTTCTTCAACATCGGCATTGAGGGCTATTACCCCTGGCAGGAATGGGGATTCCAGCCACGCGCCTACCTAAATTATTCATATGCGGAAACCGAAAACTCCAGCCTGCGCGGCCTCTTTCTTGGAGAAGTACTGGAATTGGATACCAGGGACACTAATAACAGTATCAGTTACTCGGAGACCAGCATGGTTATTTTCCGACGCTTCTCCCTTAACAGGCAGAGCGTCGCCGCGGCATATATAGAACTCGGGTCAAGGATGGCGTTTGAACTGGCTAACGATGTCGATGTCGCCCGTGGAATCACCAGCGGCGGCTATCAGGCAACCTCGAAATTCAGTGGCCTGGCCAGGGTTGGGGCACAGTGGTATATGTCGGAGTCCAGCTTCATGGAAGCCGAAATCTCACAGGAAAATATTTCGGGGGAAGGTCTGGAAGTCTGGCGTGCACGACTGTTGTTCTCGCATACCTTTTAGCCACCACTAATCGACCGGGATTCGAAGCCAACAAAAAAGGCCGCGATGCTTTCACATCGCGGCCTTTTCTATTGTGCAGCATTACTACTGCTGAAAACCAACCGTCAGTCCTTTACGGCAACAGTGGTTTTCTTCGCCTCGGACTTCTCTTCCGGGACCGGGAAACCGCGGTCACGCATCAGAGCCTCGATACGGGCATCGCGGCCGCGGAAAGCGCGATACGCCTCTGCCGGATCTACCGCATTGCGTGGTGCAAACAGGTGATCAACCAGTTTCTTGGCCACGGCCTTGTCATAGAAACCGCCTTCGGCTTCTGCAAAAGCTTCGGCTGCATCGGAGGTCAGTACATCGGCCCACATGTAGCCGTAGTAACCCGCGGAATAGCCCTCACCAGAGAAGATGTGGCCGAAGTGCGGTGTACGGTGACGCATCACCAGCTCATCCGGCATGCCCAGCTTTTCCAGGGTCTCACGCTCGAACTTGTCCGGGTCGATACCCTCGGGATCAGCGGTGTGGAACTTCATGTCCACCAGCGCAGAGGCCAGGTACTCGGTGGTAGCAAAGCCCTGATTGAACTTGGACGCCTTCTTGATCTTGGCTACCAGCTCCTCGGGGATCGGCTCACCGGTCTTGTAATGCACCAGGTAGTTGTCGATGACCTCATCAGTGGACAACCAGCGCTCCAGCAGCTGTGACTGGAACTCGGTGTAATCGCGAACACCGCCGTTCAGGGTCGGGTAGCTCACATTGGACGCCAGGAAGTGCAGCGCGTGTCCGAACTCATGGAAGAAGGTGGAAGCATCGTCCCAGCTCACCAGCACGGGCTCGCCCGGTGCACCTTTGATGAAGTTGGAGTTGTTGGAAGACAATACGTTGGTCTTGCCGTCGAAGGTGGTGTGATCGCGGTACATCGTCGCCCACGCACCAGAACGCTTGCCGGTGCGGGCAAACGGATCCAGGTACCAAAGGCCGATATGCTCGCCGGAGGTCTTGTCGGTAACTTCCCAGACTTTTACATCTTCGTGGAAGACCGGCACGCTGCCCTCTTCTACCGGGCTGAACTCGAAGTTGAACAACTCGCCGGCGACGTAGAACATCGCCTCACGCAGTTTGTCCAGCTGCAGGTACTGCTTCACCTCGTCAGAGTTCAGGTCGTACTTGGCCTTGCGCACTTTCTCGGCGTAGTAACGGTAATCCCACGGCTTGATGGTGATATCCGCACCCTCTTCGTCCGCCAGGGCCTGCATGTCGGCAACCTCTTCCTCTACACGGGCCACTGCAGCCGGCCATACGGCCTCCATCAGCTCCATGGCGCGCTCGGGGGTCTTGGCCATACGGTCCTGCAGACGCCATTGCGCGTAGTTTTCGAAGCCCAGCAGTTCTACACGCTCATCACGCAGTTTCAGAATCTCGGCAATGATGGCGTTGTTGTCGTGCTCACCGCCGTTATCGCCACGGCTGTAATAGTTGTTCCAAACCTTTTCACGCAGCTCGCGGTTATCGGAATAAGTCAGGAACGGATCCATGGAAGAGCGCGTGTTGGTAATCGCATAGTTGCCCTTCTGGCCCTGCTCCTCAGCCAGGGCAGCTGCAGCCTTCACAAAAGACTCCGGCAGGCCACTCAGCTGATCGCTGCGCAAGAACAGGGTGTAACCCTCTTCATCCGCCAGCACATTGTTTGCAAACTTGGTATGCAGCTCAGCCAGGCGCTTATTGATTGCTGCGTAGCGCTCTTTGGCCTCCCCGGTCAGGGTGGCACCATTATTGGCGAACTGGTTGTAAATAAGCTCGACCACGCGCTGCTGCTCGGAAGTCAGATCAGAGTCAGTGCGTACGTCATAAATGGCTTTTACGCGCTGGAACAGCGCATCATTCTGGATGATCTTGGACTGGAAATCTGCCAGTTTCGGGGCCAGCTCGCCCTGCACCTTGCGGAACTCCGGGGAGGACATATTCGCCGACCAGATACCGTAGTAGGCAAATACGCGATCCAGCTCAGCTCCACTGCGCTCGAGTTCGGCAATGGTGTTGGCGAAGGTAGCCGGTTCCGGGTTGGCGGCGATGGCATCGATCTCCCGCAGGTTTTCGGCCATCGCGAACTCCATCGCGGGCTTCAGGTCCTCGACGCGCATCTTGTCGAACGCAGGGACACCGCCGTAGGGGCCGGTCCACTCGGCCAGGAGCGGATTGCTGGCGACCACGGAGCTCTTGGCATCAGCGGCGACGCTGGCCTGAGCCTGGACATTCTCGTCCACAGTCGGGGCCTGCGAGGCCTCCTTGCTACAACCCGCGGCAGCAGCGATGGCGGCGGCGACGGAAAGCGCGATCAGTGATTGGCGCATCGGCTAGTTCCTCTCTCTTGTTAGAATACGGTCACATATAAGCGCCCGAGTTTACCCGGATTTTTGCGCCAACCGCCATTAACCCGGGCCCGAACCCATCCCGTGCACGGCAAAACGACACTTTTTCAGGACGACCCCCGCTGCGCTGGTGAACAATTGCGCCGGAAGGTTGATCTGAGGTGATTTACACTAGTTGATAACGACTTATTACGTGCAGTATATGAAACTGCAGGTACCACTCTTTGGATGAAGGCGCCCAGAAGGGACTACCTGGCCACGCTTTTTTGAGGGGGATTGGCTGTGGAATCAGCCAGAGAGGAGCAGCTCCGGTTCGGACTTCACGGCCGGACACGGCAGTGAGCAACCTGCATCCAGGCGAAGCTTTTCATTCCCGGACCCGTTTCGGTTACGGACGAATTGGGGAGCCGCTTTATCGAGAATTGTCTCAGTCCTGTCAGGGCCTGTGCTTCAGCGTGTCAAAGAGATCAATGTACTGATCGACAATCACCGCACGGCTGAAATGCTTTCGATAGTGCCGTTGGCCCGCTTCTGACAGCTGCCTCAGTGCGGCCTCGTCAGCGATCAGACCCGTGATTGCATCAGCGAGCGGCCCGGGCTGATCCACAGGAGTGATAATGCCGTTGACTCCCGACTCGATTAACTCCCCCGGCCCCTGAGAGTCCGTCGCGATTACAGGACAACCATGGGCCCACGATTCCATGATCACCGATCCCAGCCCTTCATGCCGAGAGGGGCAGATAAACATATCCGCGGTTCGCATCAGCGCGGTCACGTCAGCTCTCCAGCCAAGGAAACGCACGCGGTCGCTGAGTCCGAGCTGCCCGCACAGCTGCTTTAGTGCCTGCTCCTCTGGGCCGGCACCGGCCAGCCACAGGATGGCATCAGGGACCTTTTGCAGTGCCTGCAATAGCGTGTCGAAGCCCTTAT from Microbulbifer aggregans includes these protein-coding regions:
- a CDS encoding autotransporter domain-containing protein, with translation MKRNSFSRLVCAIGLASMAVPAVGANCNSTGRLIYVGATFDQTRSVWLSLTSPGSFGLQVVNTKDIVDQWSRANAGPHISVSPVLVFSNGGTHALLDLSGDKPCTIDNQNQKADPIILPQFPGTKPIPPIGVIPPPDFVGITPEVPVAPPGVGITPEVPVIRPPATGITPEVPTLRPPGTGITPEVPTLRPPGVGIRPEIPIAPEVPISPLPPTGITPQVPVDPETPVATLPPTGVTPEVPVDPESPIGTLPPTGVTPEVPVDPENPIATLPPTGITPEVPVDPENPIATLPPTGITPEVPVDPENPVATLPPTGITPEVPVDPENPVATLPPTGVTPEVPVDPERPIGTRPSEVEDEVTAAQERDKAPLRWVVCVDPLSGQYVNATYAGNQVYCPDGYRGQWYESYDTGKSDLPLAAHFSGEYLTQTVRESQDWDLWSDVDHTELRDRRGNRNFDSNESRLSFGAHRSIGKSSFLGGAVAVSRYEGEGFRGFLESRSDRISIGPYFGHYLSNSLALNSNLNYSYTESETSLASFRGNSETDEWFFNIGIEGYYPWQEWGFQPRAYLNYSYAETENSSLRGLFLGEVLELDTRDTNNSISYSETSMVIFRRFSLNRQSVAAAYIELGSRMAFELANDVDVARGITSGGYQATSKFSGLARVGAQWYMSESSFMEAEISQENISGEGLEVWRARLLFSHTF
- a CDS encoding M3 family metallopeptidase; translated protein: MRQSLIALSVAAAIAAAAGCSKEASQAPTVDENVQAQASVAADAKSSVVASNPLLAEWTGPYGGVPAFDKMRVEDLKPAMEFAMAENLREIDAIAANPEPATFANTIAELERSGAELDRVFAYYGIWSANMSSPEFRKVQGELAPKLADFQSKIIQNDALFQRVKAIYDVRTDSDLTSEQQRVVELIYNQFANNGATLTGEAKERYAAINKRLAELHTKFANNVLADEEGYTLFLRSDQLSGLPESFVKAAAALAEEQGQKGNYAITNTRSSMDPFLTYSDNRELREKVWNNYYSRGDNGGEHDNNAIIAEILKLRDERVELLGFENYAQWRLQDRMAKTPERAMELMEAVWPAAVARVEEEVADMQALADEEGADITIKPWDYRYYAEKVRKAKYDLNSDEVKQYLQLDKLREAMFYVAGELFNFEFSPVEEGSVPVFHEDVKVWEVTDKTSGEHIGLWYLDPFARTGKRSGAWATMYRDHTTFDGKTNVLSSNNSNFIKGAPGEPVLVSWDDASTFFHEFGHALHFLASNVSYPTLNGGVRDYTEFQSQLLERWLSTDEVIDNYLVHYKTGEPIPEELVAKIKKASKFNQGFATTEYLASALVDMKFHTADPEGIDPDKFERETLEKLGMPDELVMRHRTPHFGHIFSGEGYSAGYYGYMWADVLTSDAAEAFAEAEGGFYDKAVAKKLVDHLFAPRNAVDPAEAYRAFRGRDARIEALMRDRGFPVPEEKSEAKKTTVAVKD